A single genomic interval of Lewinellaceae bacterium harbors:
- a CDS encoding DUF4292 domain-containing protein, whose product MKQGSELHAFILMVLAISMLLSGFNCNRKAGKSLHTAVADEKKVLSMWDDLQHAPIEPDHLEAKSKLDIDAPDLNIGVRLHWYWAKDSLLWIRVTKIIETHRVLITPDSFKLIDNLNNEYVYGSTKDWLAKQKLPVDFDGFQRLLLGLSPDLSSSDVPALSISRDSVWVHGSRPMYEDQMNYSIHLDWPAKHIREMLFALTSGEQLAITQQQFTDAGDGSAIPWMRHYQINTPAEKYNFDLEINDWKVNQPKTVYFQIPSSYERVPL is encoded by the coding sequence ATGAAGCAAGGTTCTGAACTACACGCATTCATCCTGATGGTTCTGGCCATTTCGATGCTATTGTCCGGCTTCAACTGCAATCGTAAAGCTGGTAAATCACTGCATACTGCCGTAGCCGATGAAAAGAAAGTGCTGTCGATGTGGGATGACCTTCAGCATGCGCCAATCGAACCGGATCATCTGGAGGCGAAAAGCAAACTCGACATAGATGCGCCAGATCTGAATATCGGAGTACGGTTACACTGGTACTGGGCGAAGGATTCCCTGTTGTGGATCCGTGTCACCAAGATCATAGAAACCCACCGCGTCCTGATTACCCCGGATAGTTTTAAACTCATCGATAATCTGAACAACGAATATGTGTATGGATCAACCAAAGACTGGTTGGCGAAACAAAAACTTCCGGTAGATTTTGACGGCTTTCAACGGTTGTTGCTGGGTTTATCACCCGATCTGAGTTCGTCTGATGTTCCAGCCCTTTCTATTTCGCGGGATTCGGTCTGGGTACATGGCTCCAGACCGATGTATGAGGACCAAATGAATTATTCGATCCATCTGGACTGGCCGGCGAAACATATCCGCGAAATGCTTTTTGCCCTGACCAGCGGGGAACAATTAGCTATTACCCAACAACAGTTTACCGATGCCGGTGATGGCAGCGCGATTCCCTGGATGCGTCATTATCAGATCAATACCCCCGCTGAAAAGTATAACTTTGACCTGGAAATAAACGACTGGAAGGTCAATCAACCGAAGACGGTGTACTTTCAAATACCCTCTTCTTACGAACGCGTACCCTTATGA
- a CDS encoding tetratricopeptide repeat protein, whose product MPVFKHFTRFFLLIVFWHAWGSLTPVQAQAGSTNEATVNLESLFIDAMQQVILGNPDKAINRFNEVLAKDPTNAAAAYELSKIYVTKEEFDQAFDWAQKASQWEPSNPYYQLQLARQYEHKQVFTAAAGIYEKLAASGNLYEDDYEVWSHDLVEAGKPEEAITVLDKLEQMVGVHESLIQQKYQLYVQLNKPAKAEAELNKLVSAYPQEIRFRLLLASHFMEINKPDKAKEVYKAVLQMDPDNAQANLALSKSLKASGADDQYLHSIQSILSNPQVPLDDKIKELIPYLDKQIQHPEAALGRALIDAGQGLNQAHPGEAKVQALLGDIYQTNGQDAQAISAYLSALELQPAIWSIWEQALPLLIKNEQYQHILAYAPRGMDYFPNQALLYYALGIAQIHVNQIKEAQQNLSDASLMAGKSSPLAVSIRAGQILAQQRSGQRSTIAGLYEQLLKEAPQAFPVWQQYLEYLSEDESTQSQAQNLLNDLTRSYPDYGGFLESQAFLSYRTKDFTRAGQAIQKYLDGAGATNARATELAGDIAFQTGAIDQAVALWHHALDLPNNRSEELQKKISSRQLVE is encoded by the coding sequence ATGCCGGTTTTCAAGCATTTCACCCGGTTTTTCCTGTTGATCGTTTTTTGGCACGCCTGGGGATCCCTCACTCCCGTCCAGGCACAGGCAGGCTCCACCAATGAAGCTACAGTCAATCTGGAGAGCCTCTTCATCGATGCCATGCAGCAAGTTATCCTGGGCAACCCCGATAAAGCCATCAACCGGTTTAACGAAGTTCTGGCCAAAGACCCCACCAACGCCGCAGCAGCCTACGAACTGTCCAAGATCTATGTCACCAAAGAAGAATTCGACCAGGCTTTTGACTGGGCACAAAAGGCATCCCAATGGGAACCATCGAATCCGTACTACCAGCTGCAGCTGGCCCGTCAATACGAACACAAACAAGTATTTACTGCAGCAGCAGGCATCTATGAAAAACTGGCCGCCAGCGGCAATTTGTATGAAGATGACTACGAAGTATGGTCCCACGACCTGGTCGAAGCAGGCAAACCGGAGGAAGCCATCACCGTGCTGGATAAGCTGGAGCAAATGGTTGGGGTCCACGAGAGCCTGATCCAGCAGAAATACCAGCTCTATGTTCAACTCAACAAACCAGCGAAAGCCGAAGCCGAATTGAATAAACTGGTCAGTGCCTACCCACAGGAAATACGCTTCCGCTTACTCCTTGCATCCCATTTCATGGAGATAAATAAACCGGATAAGGCCAAAGAAGTCTACAAGGCGGTCCTGCAGATGGACCCGGACAATGCTCAGGCCAACCTGGCTCTGTCAAAATCACTGAAAGCCAGCGGAGCTGATGACCAGTACCTGCATTCGATCCAGTCCATCCTTTCCAATCCCCAGGTCCCCCTGGATGACAAGATCAAGGAACTGATTCCTTACCTGGACAAACAGATTCAGCATCCGGAAGCAGCATTGGGCCGGGCGCTGATCGATGCAGGTCAGGGCTTGAATCAGGCTCATCCGGGAGAAGCTAAAGTGCAAGCCCTTTTGGGAGATATCTACCAGACCAACGGTCAGGATGCCCAGGCCATAAGTGCCTACCTGAGCGCTCTCGAATTGCAACCGGCCATTTGGAGCATTTGGGAACAAGCCTTGCCCCTCTTAATTAAAAACGAACAATATCAGCACATTTTAGCCTATGCCCCGCGGGGTATGGATTACTTTCCTAACCAGGCATTGCTTTATTATGCCCTGGGAATAGCTCAGATCCATGTGAACCAAATCAAGGAAGCCCAGCAGAACCTGAGTGACGCCAGCCTGATGGCCGGCAAATCCTCTCCGCTTGCAGTGTCGATCCGTGCCGGGCAAATACTGGCCCAACAGCGTTCCGGACAACGTTCAACCATCGCGGGCCTTTATGAACAGCTGCTCAAGGAAGCACCCCAGGCATTTCCGGTCTGGCAACAATATCTGGAATATTTGTCTGAGGATGAGAGCACCCAGAGCCAGGCACAGAATCTGCTCAATGATCTCACCCGGTCCTACCCTGATTACGGCGGGTTTCTGGAAAGTCAGGCCTTCCTCTCATACCGGACCAAGGATTTCACCCGTGCAGGTCAGGCCATTCAAAAATACCTGGACGGAGCCGGAGCGACTAATGCCCGGGCCACCGAGCTGGCAGGAGATATTGCCTTTCAAACCGGGGCCATCGATCAGGCGGTCGCTTTGTGGCACCATGCTCTGGATCTACCCAATAACCGATCCGAAGAATTACAGAAAAAAATCAGCAGCCGTCAATTGGTCGAATGA